The region TGATGATGCAATAAAGCGCGATCAGATCGAAAACGAAGAACCGCAGCCACAGGTGGTGGTTGCATTGGGGTTCTTGATCACGAAACGCGAACCTTCCAGACCTTCCTGATAATCCACCTCGGCACCCGCCAGGTATTGGAAGCTCATAGGATCGACCACCAGACTAACGCCTTCGCGCTCGACGATGGTGTCGTCGTCAGCTACTTCTTCATCAAAGGTAAAGCCGTACTGAAAACCTGAACAACCGCCACCCGTAACAAATACGCGCAGCTTCAAACGATCATTCCCCTCTTCATCGACCAGGCTCTTCACCTTGTGCGCAGCACCGTGAGTGAATTGCAAAGCCGTGGGGGTGAAGGATTCGACGCTCATGCTAACTATCTCCCGGCGTGATGCCGCCATAATGCGTGATGACGCGCATTATCCGCTTCTCCTAGAAAATTGGTCAACTATTGTTACGGTATATCAATCGCCAAAATTGTTAGACCAAAATGCAAAAAAGCCCGATTAACGGGCCTTTTGCCAAGCTCTTAGCAGGGTTTATGGAAGCATGCCTGCGTGAGACAAGCCCAAGCGTTCATCCAGCCCGAACAAGATGTTCAAGTTCTGCACCGCCTGACCCGACGCGCCCTTGACCAGGTTATCGATCACCGACAACACCACAACCAGGTCACCATCCTGCGGACGATGCACGGCAATACGGCACACGTTTGCCCCGCGCACACTGCGGGTTTCAGGATGGCTACCGGCCGGCATCACATCGACGAACGGCTCGTTGGCGTAACGCTTTTCAAACAGTGCTTGCAGGTCCACGGAACGATCAACGACGGTCGCATAAAGTGTCGAATGAATGCCGCGAATCATCGGGGTCAGGTGCGGAACGAAGGTCAAACCGACTTCCTTGCCGGACGCAAGACGTAGTCCTTGGCGAATTTCCGGCAGGTGACGATGCCCTTTTACTGCGTAGGCCTTCATGCTTTCCGACGTTTCGGAATAAAGCGAACCGACAGAAGCACCACGACCGGCACCGCTGACACCGGATTTGCAGTCAGCTATCAGACGCGAAGTATCCGCCAGACCCGCCTCAAGCAACGGCAGGAAACCCAATTGCGTAGCAGTCGGATAGCAACCGGGCACGGCAATCAGACGTGCATGCTTGATCTGCTCACGATTAACTTCCGGCAAGCCGTAAACTGCCTCTTCCAGCAACTCTGGCGCACCATGAGGCTGACCGTACCATTTAGCCCATTCATCGGCGTCTTGCAGGCGGAAGTCTGCCGACAGGTCGATGACCTTGGTCCCGGCAGCCAGCAACTCACCTGCCAATGCATGGGCCACACCATGAGGCGTGGCAAAGAACACCACGTCACAGGCACCCAAGGTTTTGATGTCAGGCACGCTGAACGCCAAACCATCGTAGTGGCCTCGCAGGTTCGGATACAGGTCGGCCACAGGCAGGCCAGCCTCGGATCGAGAAGTAATGACCACCACTTCCGCTTGCGGATGCTGTGCCAACAGACGCAGCAGTTCGACACCGGTGTAACCCGTGCCGCCGACGATACCGACCTTGACCATAAACCTGCCCTCAACGAACCCACTGGAAAGCCGTCGATAATAGGGGGCACGCAGCCCTGCGACAACCGCCAAGGTGACGCGCGGCCGCTCAAGCCTCTACTATTCGGACTACCGTGAACCTGGGAATAACTAAAAATGCTTTATCTATGGCTCAAAGCGCTTCACATCGTCAGCATGGTCTGCTGGTTTGCCGGCCTATTCTATCTGCCGCGACTGTTCGTCTACCACGCTCAAAGTGAAGACACTGTCAGTAAAGAACGCTTCAGCATCATGGAGCGCAAACTTTACCGCGGCATCATGGGTCCGGCGATGATCGCCACTCTGGCCTTCGGCATCTGGCTGATCAGCCTCAATCCAAGCGCGTATTTCGGCCAAGGCGCCTGGATGCACGCCAAGTTGACACTTGTGGTGATCCTCATCGGCTATCACCATATGTGCGGCGCGCAAGTAAAACGTTTTGCCCGTGGCGAAAACACCCGCAGCCATGTCTTTTATCGCTGGTTCAATGAAGTGCCGGTTCTGATATTGCTGGCTATCGTAATTCTGGTCGTCGTTCGCCCGTTCTAAACCAATAAGCCATTACTCACCGGGGTACTTCCAATGTCGCTGCCCGCGCTACTCGACCAACGTTTGCGCCTACCTGTTGTGGTGGCGCCGATGTTTCTGATCTCTAACCCTCAACTGGTGCTTGCCTGCTGTCGCAATGGCATCGTGGGCAGCTTTCCTGCGCTGAACCAGCGTGAAAGCAGTGGCTTCAAGGCCTGGCTGGAAGAGATCGAAGCGGGGCTGGCGATATTGGAAAATCCGGCACCTTATGCCGTGAATCTTATCGTTCACAACAGCAATCCACGCCTGCAAGCGGATCTGGACATCTGCGTCGAACATAAAGTCCCGATCGTGATCACCAGCCTCGGAGCCGTAAAAGAACTGGTCGATGCCGTCCACAGCTATGGAGGCTTGGTATTCCATGATGTGACCACCCGCCGCCATGCCGAGAAAGCTGCCGAAGCTGGCGTGGACGGGCTCATCGCTGTCGCCGCAGGCGCCGGTGGACACGCCGGCACCTGGAGCCCATTCTCGCTGATTGCCGAGATCCGCCAATTCTTCGACAAGACCCTGTTACTCGCGGGCTGCCTGAACCACGGCCACGAGATTCTCGCGGCACAATTGCTCGACGCGGATCTGGCCTACTTCGGTACGCGATTTATCGGCACCACTGAAAGTCATGCGCCTGACGCCTACAAGCAGATGCTGCTGACTTCCAAGGCAGCCGACATCGTTCATACTCCCGCTGTCTCCGGAGTACCGGCAAGCTTTATGCGCCAGAGCCTGGAGAATGCCGGTTTCGACATGGCAACACTGCAAGGTAAGGGCGAAATGAATTTCGGCTCAAAGCTAAAGCCATTGAGCGATGAAGCCAAAGCCTGGAAAACCGTGTGGTCCGCCGGACAAGGCGTCGGAGAAATCAATGACCTGCCAAGTGTCGATCAGTTGATTGCGCGGCTGGACGCCGAGTACCGCAAGGCGCAGGAACTCGCCGCACAGTTGCCCAAACGCTGGCCACGCTGAAAGGAAAACTTGGCCAGCCTTGACCGGCTGGCTTTACACTCCGCGCCTACAGCCTTTTCTATTTAAAAAAATTTGTGACAAGGATGCCTCGGCCATGAGCGAAAACCGGTTCAAGATTGTCTTCGACGGCGCCTTGCTGCCAGGCGTTGATGTTGCCACCGCAAAACTCAATATCGCCGAGCTGTTCAAAAGCGATGTGGAAGCCATCGAACGGCTCTTTAGTGGCCATTGCGTAGCGCTCAAACGTGACCTGTCACAAGCAGATGCGCAGACCTACCTTCAAGCACTGAAGAAAACCGGAATCGATGCGCGCATCGAAGCAGAGCCCGCCATCGAGCTGAACTTGTCAGACGTCCACGAGCATCATCACGCCAACGACCCAACGCTGTCGCCTGCCCCACAATCCCCTTACGCTCCTCCTCAGGCAAGTGTCGGTGAAACGCTGCCCGAGTTCGCCACACTCAAACCCTTCAGCATTGAGGGGCGCATCGGTCGCTTGCGCTTCCTCGCATGGACGATGGTGCTGGCGCTGGTCATGCTGATGACCGTCGCTGTATTTGCCTCGATAGCACTCACGCTCATAAGCGCCAACTCCACGGCTGGTTTGGTGATCGGTGGTCTGCTGGCAGCGCTCCTCTGCGTAGCGTTTGCGTTCATCAGCATCCAGATCAGCGTGCAGCGTTTGCACGACATCGGCTGGTCCGGCTGGCTCTGGCTGCTGAGCCTGGTGCCCTTCGTGGGCAGCTTTTTTCCGTTTGTACTGATGATTGCCCCCGGCAACAACATCGCCAATCGATACGGCGCGCCGCCACCGCCCAACAGCACAGCGGTGAAGGTGTTGTCATCGTTGTGGGTAGCGTTTATTGCCATCATGTTCTTTGCTGGTTTGTCCGGCGGTATCAGTACTCTACGAAATGAGTACGAAAGCGCCACGGAAACCAGCTATGACAGTGGCTCTGTGACCACCGACGACGTTGAGGTGGAGCCGGCTGAGTCGGCCGAACAAGCGCCAAATTCAACCGACGATGCAGCCGAAGCAGCCCAGCCCCCTGTAGACTCTGCGAAAGAATGAACAGCGCTCCCCGTCCGTGACACCTGCGTCGCCGGCGCGGAGCTGTTGCGATGGAGAAATGCATGACCCGTTACGCTCTGATCACTGGTGCTTCCAGCGGCATCGGCCTAGCGCTGGCAGAAGCGCTTGCCCGGCGCGGCCGCAGCTTGATCCTGGTGGCCCGACAACGTGATCAGCTGGAAAGTATTGCGATTGAACTAACGCAACGGTTTGGCGTGGAAGTATTGTTCCGGGCCTGTGATCTCGGTGAGCCATTGCGGCTTTCAGGATTTCTGCTGGAACTGGAAGAGGGTGATCGGCAAATTGATTTACTGGTCAACTGCGCCGGTATTGGCACCTGCGGCCCATTTCTGGCCCAGGACTGGATGACCGAACAAGACCTGATTGAGGTCAATATTCTCGCGCTGACACGGCTGTGTCATGCCATCGGCAATAGCATGGCTCTGCAGGGCGGCGGGCAAATTCTGAATGTCGCCTCGGTGGCGGCATTTCAACCGGGCCCATGGATGAGCACTTACTACGCCAGCAAAGCTTATGTACTGCATTTTTCCGAAGGCTTGCGCGTCGAGCTGAAGAAATGCGCAGTAAAGGTATCGGTGCTCTGCCCAGGGCCAACACGAACGTCGTTTTTCCGTACCGCGCAACTGGACATCGCAAAACTAGCGAACAGTCAACGGCTCATGAGCCCGGAAGAGGTCGCGCTTTACACGGTTCGTGCGTTGGAGAAAAACCGCGCCATCATCATTCCCGGACGCTTGAATCGCTGGTTCGCCTTCCTGCCAAGGCTTGGCTCGCGGTGGCTGACTCGGACCATCACCGGCATGGTTAACAAAGCCTATTGCCCGCGCTGAGTGCCCACAAAGCAAAAGACTGGGCTCGGGCATGGCCCATGAGTACACTCAGGCCAGCCCAAACAACGGAGAAAAAAGCTGTGGATACTCTGTTCACCAAGATCATCAACCGGGAAATACCGGCGAAGATTATTTTTGAGGACGACCAGGTACTGGCCTTCCACGATATTGCCCCACAGGCACCGGTACATTTTCTGGTCATCCCGAAAAAGCCAATACGCACCCTCAATGACCTGACCGAAGACGACAAGGCACTGGCCGGGCATATTCTGTTCACCGCCCAGCGACTGGCGCTGGAGCTGGGTTGCGAAGAAGGTTTTCGCATCGTCATGAACTGCAATGAACTGGGCGGTCAGACTGTCTATCACATTCACATGCACGTACTGGGTCAGCGGCAAATGAACTGGCCGCCGGGCTAATTACAGAAGTGCTGGCGCTTATGGATGACCCAGCGCAAACCTTGCGCGGCCGATTGGGTTAAACTGGCCGCCGAGATTCCTCCCGGAGGTCAGCATGTCTACACAACGTCATTACTCGCCGATTGACCGTCTTCTGCTGCAAGCCGACGCAGCGATGCGTACCTTGCTGCCCTTCAGTGGCCAGCCGTACCGCCCGTCGCCAGCCATCGTTCAGCCGGACGTAAAAATGAGCGACGAAGACACCCGACATGTTGCCGGCCTGATGCGCATCAACCATACCGGTGAAGTGTGCGCCCAGGCGCTTTACCAGGGACAAGCCCTCACCGCCAAGTTACCGCACGTGCGCGCGGCAATGGAACATGCCGCCGAGGAAGAAATCGATCATTTGGTCTGGTGCGAACAACGCATCCAGCAGTTGGGCAGCCACACCAGCATCCTCAATCCGCTGTTCTACGGCATGTCGTTCGGAATTGGCGCGGTGGCCGGCTTGATCAGCGACAAGGTCAGCCTCGGATTTGTTGCCGCGACAGAGCATCAAGTGTGCAAGCACTTGAATGAACATCTGGAGCAACTGCCGGCCGAGGACGAGAAATCACGGGCGATCCTTGAGCAGATGCGCGTCGATGAAGAGCATCATGCGGAAAGTGCGCTGGATGCAGGCGGTTTCCGTTTTCCGGCGCCGGTTAAATTCGGCATGAGCCTGTTGGCAAAGGTGATGACCAAGAGCAGTTACCGGATCTAAGACTTATCGTCAAATCGCCGTCCGAGCCACGCTCGCTTCAACAGAGCGATGCATTTCAGCCATAAAAAAGGCGACTACCGCAAAGTAGTCGCCTTTTTTGTACAAAAAATCTTAGCTCGGCATATTGCGTGCGTAGAAGATTTCCAACATTTCGTGTTTCACCCGCTCAGTCACCTGCGAGCGCTGCTCGGAAGACAGGCTGCTGGTGGCATCACCAAACAGGTAGTTATCCAGCTCGAAGTTCTTCAACAGCATCTTCGTGTGGAACAGGTTTTCCTGGTACACGTTCACGTCAGTCATCTGGTAACTGTCGCGAGTGTCTTCGGAAAGATAATTCTGAATCGAGTTGATCTCATGGTCGATGAAGTGCTTTTTGCCTTCAACGTCACGGGTGAAACCGCGCACGCGGTAATCCACGGTCACGATGTCCGATTCGAACTGGTGAATCAGGAAGTTGAGCGCCTTAAGCGGTGAAATGACGCCACAGGTCGACACATCTATGTCTACACGGAATGTCGCAATGCCATCCACCGGGTGGATTTCCGGGTAGGTATGCACCGTGATATGACTTTTGTCGAGGTGGGCCAGGATAATCTCGGGCAACGGGCCTGGTGACTCTTCGATCTGACTGTCGGTTGGGGTCACCGGCTCTTCAGAGATCAGAATCGTGACGCTGGCACCCTGGGGTTCATAGTCCTGACTGGCAATGTTCAGGATGTTGGCACCAATGATTTCGACAACTTCAGTGAGAATCTGCGTCAGGCGTTTCGCGTTGTACTCTTTATTGATGTACTCAACGTAAGCCTGCTGGTCTTGCGGGGTTTCCGCGTAGCAGATGTCATAGATGTTGAAGCTCAAGGTCTTTGTCAGGTTATTGAACCCATGGAGCTTGAGTTTGCTTTTCACCGTTAAAAACTCTCTATGTAAGCGGCCCGGCCGCGTGATCAAGCATGCCCGTCAGATGCGAACAACGCACCTGCGTAGGACGGTTAACACCTCTTCGCGATGGCGATTTTGGTTGTCTGTTCGGGTGTGCGGCCTCTCGATTAGCGGGCCACTACCCTGAAAAAAGTGGCGCATTATGCAGACGTCAGCTATGGATCGCCAGAGTCTGCACTGCTTTTATGATAGTTGAATGTCGAATCAGCCGAGTTCAATGATCTCGTAGTCATGAGTAATGGCCACGCCGGCTGCGCCGAGCATGATCGAGGCCGAGCAATACTTCTCGGCCGACAGCTCGATGGCACGCTTGACCTGCGCTTCTTTCAGCCCCCGCCCCTTGACCACAAAGTGCATGTGGATCTTGGTAAAGACCTTAGGGTCTTCGGTCGCACGCTCGGCGTCGAGAAACGCTTCACAGCTTTCGACTGCCTGACGGGATTTCTTGAGGATGCTGACCACATCAAAATTGCTGCAACCGCCAACGCCCAACAGCAGCATTTCCATCGGGCGAACACCCAGATTGCGACCACCGGCCTCAGGCGGACCGTCCATGACAACGACATGACCGCTGCCGGATTCACCGAGGAACATGGCTTCGCCAGCCCATTGGATGCGTGCCTTCATCGCCAAGACTCCACTGTCTAAAAAAGGGTCGCCAGCTTAGCACAAGGCCCCGGTATGACGGCGCTTCGCCGTCCTAGGACGCATGCACATTCGGCGTAGGTAAATTCTCGAATTATCAAGGAAGTGTCTGTTAAGCTGGCGCCAATTCGCTGGCGCATAGCCAGCTTTGTAGCGACCGTCATCTGCACCTCATAAAAAAACCAAACACACAGTGAAGTCCTTTCGGGATACAACCATGGTTGCTAGTGCCCCAACCCCAAAAATCAAAAACCTCGACAAGCTACTGATGCATTGCCAGCGCCGCCGCTATGCAGCCAAGAGCAACATCATCTGTGCCGGTGATCGCTCAGACACGCTGTTCTTTATCATCAAGGGGTCAGTGACCATCATCATCGAGGATGATGAGGGCCGCGAAATGATCATTTCCTATTTAAATTCCGGGGACTTCTTTGGCGAGCTGGGGCTGTTTGAGCAGGCCGGTCAAGAACAGGAACGTAGCGCCTGGGTGCGAGCCAAGATCGAATGCGAAGTCGCGGAAATCAGCTACGCGAAATTCCGTGAACTGTCGCAGCAGGATCCAGACATTCTTTACGTGCTCAGCGGACAAATCGCACAGCGTCTGCGCAATACCACGCGCAAAGTAGGAGACTTGGCCTTCTTTGACGTGACCGGACGAGTCGCGCGCTGCCTGCTGGAGTTGTGCAAGCAACCGGACGCCATGACCCATCCAGACGGCATGCAAATCAAAGTAACCCGCCAGGAGATCGGGCGGATTGTCGGCTGTTCGAGGGAGATGGTCGGACGCGTGCTCAAGGACCTGGAGGAGCGCAACCTGGTGGACGTTAAAGGCAAGACCATGGTGGTCTTCGGAACGCGCTAACCCTCGAACATTCGAGCCAGTATTTGGCGATACAACGCGTCCAGACGCGCCAATGCCTCGGGCGCACTGAATTTCTCATGCAAGGCGATGTGGCTCTCGGCGCGAACCCGCTGCTCCAGGCCGCACGCCGCATTGAACCGATTGACCGCAGCAACCATCGAAGCCCGCTCGTCATCCAGCAGCAAGGCACCATGCACCAATCCAACGGGACGCTGCCCGCCCTTGCTTTGGCGCCAGCGCTGGGCCGTGCCAACCATCTTGCGCCCGTCAAGGTTGACGTTGAACCGGCCATCACAAAAGGCACCTTCGACTTCACCCAATGAAGAAACGCCCCCCAACTCATCGAGCAGGTGGCAAATCGGTTCGCAGAGTCGGCGATAAGCCGTTTCGATTCGCTGCTGATCACCCTCGCTGCGCGGGGGTGCATAGACCAGTGCGATGTTGATAGTTGAGGCGGATTGCGGGACCGGCTCGCCACCGGTTTCACGTAGCAGCACGGGCCACCCCGCCGCCGCCGACACTTCGCACGCAGCCTCGAACCCAGACAGACGACTCAAGCGACGCGGCATGACCAACGCTCGATCGCTGGGCTGCCAAAACAGCAACCCAAACTCCGAATCACCGCTGCACACGTGAGCCAGCAGATCCTGCTCGGCGAGCAAGCCGCCTTCGACAGTCAGAGAGGTCGGTTGAGTCATAGAGGATCCGTAGGGCGTTGGGTCTGTGTCGCATCTGATGACGTCTTCGCGAGCAAACTCGCTCACACATTGGATCTCCAGAGTTGGCAGACTTACAGTGGGAGCGAGCCTGTTCGAAGGCGACCGGTCAACGTGTGGTCGATCAGTCGAGTGTAGAGCCACTCACCACCGTGCCACGCTCCGGGAAGAACAGACGTTGCAGTTCCGTTCCGGGGCTTTCGGCGCGCATGAAGGCTTCGCCGACCAGGAACGCGTACACGTCGCTGATTTCCATCAGCTCGACATCTGCCCGGTTGAAAATACCGCTCTCAGTGATCACCAAACGATCGCGCGGGATGCGCGGCAACAGGTCAAGCGTGGTTTCCAGGTTCACATCGAATGTGTGCAGGTTACGGTTGTTCACCCCCACCAACGGTGTATCAAGCGTTTTCAAGGCCCGCTCCAGCTCATCAGCGTCGTGGACTTCAACCAACACATCAAGGCCGACGCCTTTAGCGACGGCGGCCAGCTCGGCCATTTTCACGTTATCCAGTGCAGACACGATCAACAAAATACAATCGGCGCCCAAGGCGCGGGCTTCGACGATCTGGTACGGATCGATCATGAAGTCCTTGCGAATCACCGGCAATTTACACGCGGAACGTGCCTGTTGCAGGTACGCATCAGCGCCCTGAAAGAAGTCGATGTCGGTCAAGACCGACAGGCACGTTGCACCACCCTTCTCATAGCTTTTGGCGATGTCGGAGGGAACGAAATTATCCCGAATCACACCTTTGCTTGGCGAAGCTTTCTTGATTTCCGCAATCACCGCCGGCTGCTTGAGCTTGGCCTGAGTGATCAATGCCTTGGCGAAGCCACGGGGCGCACCCGCGGCCTTCGCCAACACCTCAAGCTCGGCCAGGCTCACACGGGCGCTACGCTCGGCAACTTCCTGGGCTTTGCGGGCCAAGATGTTTTCCAGAACCGTCGGTACACTCATCCCTCATTCTCCACTCTGAATACCGCGGTAAATGCACCCAACTCCTCAAGTTTTTCCCGAGCGAGGCCGGTGTGCAGCGCATCGTGCGCCAGGGCAACGCCCTCTTTCAAACTTGTCGCATGGTCGGCGGCATACAGCGCAGCACCGGCATTGAGCACGATCATCTCGGCAGCCTTCTGACCGTTCTCGGTCTTGCGCTTGCCCAACGCATCGCGAATCAATTCAAGCGAAGCCGCCGGGCTTTCGACGGACAGACCGTGCAGACTTTGGCTTTTCATGCCCAGGTCTTCGGGCTCGACCCAATACTCGCTGATCTGGTCGTTCTTCAGTTCTGCGACAAAGGTCGGCGCAGCGAGGCTGAATTCGTCGAGGCCATCCTTGGAATGCACCACCAACACATGTTTGCTGCCCAGACGCTGCAAGACTTCGGCCAACGGGAGGCACAATGCCTGATTGAACACCCCTACGACCTGATGCTTCACGCCGGCCGGATTCGTAAGCGGGCCAAGCATGTTGAACAACGTCCGCAGCCCTAGGTCACGGCGCGGCCCGGCGGCATGCTTCATGGCACTGTGATGGGTCTGGGCGAACATGAAACCGATGCCGACATTGTCGATGCAGCGCGCCACCTGAACCGGGGTCAGGTTCAGATAGATACCCGCCGCTTCCAGCAAGTCGGCACTGCCACTTTTACCCGAGACGGCACGATTACCGTGCTTGGCTACCGTGCAACCGGCAGCAGCGACCACGAAGGATGACGCGGTCGATACGTTAAAGATGTTAGCGCCATCACCGCCCGTGCCGACCACGTCGACTACGCCGTCGAGGGTCTTGAGTTCAACCTTGTCCGCCAGCTCACGCATGACCGAGACAGCACCGACGATTTCGTCAATGCTTTCGCTCTTCATGCGCATGGCCATCATGAACGCACCGATCTGCGCGTCCGAGCATTGCCCCGTCATGATTTCGCGCATCACATCGCGCATCTCATCGGTACTGAGGTCGAGGTGATCGACGATACGGCTCAGGGCTGTCTTGATATTCATACAAAGTCCTTAGCGCATGCCGCCGGTTTGTTTGAGGAAGTTGGCGAACAGCTCATGGCCCTGTTCAGTGAGGATCGACTCAGGGTGAAACTGCACCCCCTCGATGTTCAGCGTTTTGTGGCGCAGGCCCATGATCTCGTCCACAGAGCCGTCCTCAAGTTGGGTCCAGGCGGTCAGCTCCAGGCAATCGGGCAGGGTCTCGCGCTTGACGATCAACGAGTGATAACGCGTCACGGTCAGCGGATGGTTCAACCCTTCGAAAACGCCCTTGTCCTCATGGAATACCGGACTAGTCTTACCGTGCATGACCTGACGGGCGCGAACGACATCGCCGCCAAAGGCTTGGCCGATGGACTGGTGGCCCAGGCAAACCCCCAGAATCGGCAATTTAC is a window of Pseudomonas sp. DC1.2 DNA encoding:
- the hemJ gene encoding protoporphyrinogen oxidase HemJ gives rise to the protein MLYLWLKALHIVSMVCWFAGLFYLPRLFVYHAQSEDTVSKERFSIMERKLYRGIMGPAMIATLAFGIWLISLNPSAYFGQGAWMHAKLTLVVILIGYHHMCGAQVKRFARGENTRSHVFYRWFNEVPVLILLAIVILVVVRPF
- the speD gene encoding adenosylmethionine decarboxylase — translated: MKSKLKLHGFNNLTKTLSFNIYDICYAETPQDQQAYVEYINKEYNAKRLTQILTEVVEIIGANILNIASQDYEPQGASVTILISEEPVTPTDSQIEESPGPLPEIILAHLDKSHITVHTYPEIHPVDGIATFRVDIDVSTCGVISPLKALNFLIHQFESDIVTVDYRVRGFTRDVEGKKHFIDHEINSIQNYLSEDTRDSYQMTDVNVYQENLFHTKMLLKNFELDNYLFGDATSSLSSEQRSQVTERVKHEMLEIFYARNMPS
- a CDS encoding OsmC family protein — its product is MKARIQWAGEAMFLGESGSGHVVVMDGPPEAGGRNLGVRPMEMLLLGVGGCSNFDVVSILKKSRQAVESCEAFLDAERATEDPKVFTKIHMHFVVKGRGLKEAQVKRAIELSAEKYCSASIMLGAAGVAITHDYEIIELG
- a CDS encoding DUF805 domain-containing protein produces the protein MSENRFKIVFDGALLPGVDVATAKLNIAELFKSDVEAIERLFSGHCVALKRDLSQADAQTYLQALKKTGIDARIEAEPAIELNLSDVHEHHHANDPTLSPAPQSPYAPPQASVGETLPEFATLKPFSIEGRIGRLRFLAWTMVLALVMLMTVAVFASIALTLISANSTAGLVIGGLLAALLCVAFAFISIQISVQRLHDIGWSGWLWLLSLVPFVGSFFPFVLMIAPGNNIANRYGAPPPPNSTAVKVLSSLWVAFIAIMFFAGLSGGISTLRNEYESATETSYDSGSVTTDDVEVEPAESAEQAPNSTDDAAEAAQPPVDSAKE
- a CDS encoding SDR family oxidoreductase; translation: MTRYALITGASSGIGLALAEALARRGRSLILVARQRDQLESIAIELTQRFGVEVLFRACDLGEPLRLSGFLLELEEGDRQIDLLVNCAGIGTCGPFLAQDWMTEQDLIEVNILALTRLCHAIGNSMALQGGGQILNVASVAAFQPGPWMSTYYASKAYVLHFSEGLRVELKKCAVKVSVLCPGPTRTSFFRTAQLDIAKLANSQRLMSPEEVALYTVRALEKNRAIIIPGRLNRWFAFLPRLGSRWLTRTITGMVNKAYCPR
- the crp gene encoding cAMP-activated global transcriptional regulator CRP, with product MVASAPTPKIKNLDKLLMHCQRRRYAAKSNIICAGDRSDTLFFIIKGSVTIIIEDDEGREMIISYLNSGDFFGELGLFEQAGQEQERSAWVRAKIECEVAEISYAKFRELSQQDPDILYVLSGQIAQRLRNTTRKVGDLAFFDVTGRVARCLLELCKQPDAMTHPDGMQIKVTRQEIGRIVGCSREMVGRVLKDLEERNLVDVKGKTMVVFGTR
- the coq7 gene encoding 2-polyprenyl-3-methyl-6-methoxy-1,4-benzoquinone monooxygenase, translating into MSTQRHYSPIDRLLLQADAAMRTLLPFSGQPYRPSPAIVQPDVKMSDEDTRHVAGLMRINHTGEVCAQALYQGQALTAKLPHVRAAMEHAAEEEIDHLVWCEQRIQQLGSHTSILNPLFYGMSFGIGAVAGLISDKVSLGFVAATEHQVCKHLNEHLEQLPAEDEKSRAILEQMRVDEEHHAESALDAGGFRFPAPVKFGMSLLAKVMTKSSYRI
- a CDS encoding histidine triad nucleotide-binding protein encodes the protein MDTLFTKIINREIPAKIIFEDDQVLAFHDIAPQAPVHFLVIPKKPIRTLNDLTEDDKALAGHILFTAQRLALELGCEEGFRIVMNCNELGGQTVYHIHMHVLGQRQMNWPPG
- the erpA gene encoding iron-sulfur cluster insertion protein ErpA, which produces MSVESFTPTALQFTHGAAHKVKSLVDEEGNDRLKLRVFVTGGGCSGFQYGFTFDEEVADDDTIVEREGVSLVVDPMSFQYLAGAEVDYQEGLEGSRFVIKNPNATTTCGCGSSFSI
- a CDS encoding lipoate--protein ligase family protein; this encodes MTQPTSLTVEGGLLAEQDLLAHVCSGDSEFGLLFWQPSDRALVMPRRLSRLSGFEAACEVSAAAGWPVLLRETGGEPVPQSASTINIALVYAPPRSEGDQQRIETAYRRLCEPICHLLDELGGVSSLGEVEGAFCDGRFNVNLDGRKMVGTAQRWRQSKGGQRPVGLVHGALLLDDERASMVAAVNRFNAACGLEQRVRAESHIALHEKFSAPEALARLDALYRQILARMFEG
- the argC gene encoding N-acetyl-gamma-glutamyl-phosphate reductase; protein product: MVKVGIVGGTGYTGVELLRLLAQHPQAEVVVITSRSEAGLPVADLYPNLRGHYDGLAFSVPDIKTLGACDVVFFATPHGVAHALAGELLAAGTKVIDLSADFRLQDADEWAKWYGQPHGAPELLEEAVYGLPEVNREQIKHARLIAVPGCYPTATQLGFLPLLEAGLADTSRLIADCKSGVSGAGRGASVGSLYSETSESMKAYAVKGHRHLPEIRQGLRLASGKEVGLTFVPHLTPMIRGIHSTLYATVVDRSVDLQALFEKRYANEPFVDVMPAGSHPETRSVRGANVCRIAVHRPQDGDLVVVLSVIDNLVKGASGQAVQNLNILFGLDERLGLSHAGMLP
- the trpC gene encoding indole-3-glycerol phosphate synthase TrpC, whose translation is MSVPTVLENILARKAQEVAERSARVSLAELEVLAKAAGAPRGFAKALITQAKLKQPAVIAEIKKASPSKGVIRDNFVPSDIAKSYEKGGATCLSVLTDIDFFQGADAYLQQARSACKLPVIRKDFMIDPYQIVEARALGADCILLIVSALDNVKMAELAAVAKGVGLDVLVEVHDADELERALKTLDTPLVGVNNRNLHTFDVNLETTLDLLPRIPRDRLVITESGIFNRADVELMEISDVYAFLVGEAFMRAESPGTELQRLFFPERGTVVSGSTLD
- a CDS encoding nitronate monooxygenase family protein, coding for MSLPALLDQRLRLPVVVAPMFLISNPQLVLACCRNGIVGSFPALNQRESSGFKAWLEEIEAGLAILENPAPYAVNLIVHNSNPRLQADLDICVEHKVPIVITSLGAVKELVDAVHSYGGLVFHDVTTRRHAEKAAEAGVDGLIAVAAGAGGHAGTWSPFSLIAEIRQFFDKTLLLAGCLNHGHEILAAQLLDADLAYFGTRFIGTTESHAPDAYKQMLLTSKAADIVHTPAVSGVPASFMRQSLENAGFDMATLQGKGEMNFGSKLKPLSDEAKAWKTVWSAGQGVGEINDLPSVDQLIARLDAEYRKAQELAAQLPKRWPR